In a genomic window of Quercus lobata isolate SW786 chromosome 4, ValleyOak3.0 Primary Assembly, whole genome shotgun sequence:
- the LOC115985539 gene encoding wall-associated receptor kinase-like 1 yields the protein MRMVVFQIIVLLGSMNAFVKAVGLVNSSKCSEATCGNVSIPYPFGIDTDCNMTALYWINCSHSFSPPKPFLATIKLEVLDISLDGTLRINYPMLWGCSDATSSEFDSYTSRRLVFSQSRNKFVAMGCNNFASLNDAENFVLCGCMSVCNDGNREMNINNSCNGINCCQTAIPVLDVFSASLRSMDTGTYNISPSCKYAFIVEQKWFETNLTNPFEVQNMSHVPVVLEWRIDPTLFPLVTGNNKSDEETSTYVCANRSSTLTCSCKRGFKGNPYLSHPERCAGKLLLTSVYIDECIENSTPCLDFWNSSSRDWNKNNHSSLRCVNTFGSYYCVEDDPIFKPSPPPTKAITIAISTSLGLLFLLIGGWWSYKVIKKRKNIKRKEKFFKRNGGLLLQQQLSSSEANVEKTKLFNSKDLEKATDHFNVNRILGQGGQGTVYKGMLVDGKIIAVKKSKVIGEEKQLEEFINEVFILSQINHRHVVKLLGCCLETEVPLLVYEFIPNGTLSQYLHVQNEEFPATWDMRLRIATEVAGALFYLHSAASLPIYHRDIKTTNILLDDKYRAKIADFGTSRSIGVDQTHLTTVVQGTFGYLDPEYFQSSQFTEKSDVYSFGVVLVELLTGEKAISSARIPESKSLATYFIHSMEENNLFDIIDAQVMKDSKKEEIIAVANLAKMCLNLNGKKRPTMKEVAMQLESVQTLRKASNVQQNHEEVECVRSEMYEQWDVISMSTMSGADNSVASSSNTRPLLSF from the exons ATGCGAATGGTGGTGTTTCAAATAATCGTCTTATTGGGGTCAATGAATGCATTTGTAAAAGCAGTGGGTTTGGTAAACAGTTCCAAATGTAGTGAAGCAACCTGTGGGAACGTTAGTATTCCATACCCTTTTGGAATAGATACTGATTGCAACATGACCGCCTTGTATTGGATAAATTGCAGTCACAGTTTCAGTCCTCCTAAGCCTTTCTTGGCGACCATAAAACTGGAGGTTCTGGACATTTCATTAGACGGCACACTTCGCATCAACTATCCAATGCTTTGGGGTTGTTCTGATGCTACAAGTAGCGAATTTGACTCCTATACTTCAAGACGTCTTGTCTTCTCCCAATCCAGAAACAAATTCGTTGCCATGGGTTGCAACAATTTTGCTTCATTGAATGATGcagaaaattttgttctttgtgGGTGCATGTCCGTTTGTAATGACGGAAACAGAGAGATGAATATCAACAATAGTTGCAATGGCATCAACTGCTGCCAAACTGCTATCCCAGTTCTCGACGTCTTTTCTGCATCTCTAAGGTCAATGGACACCGGGACTTACAATATTAGCCCATCTTGCAAGTATGCATTCATAGTAGAACAGAAGTGGTTCGAGACCAATTTAACAAACCCGTTTGAAGTCCAAAATATGTCCCACGTTCCTGTGGTATTGGAATGGCGCATCGATCCAACATTATTTCCTCTTGTAACTGGAAATAACAAGTCAGATGAAGAAACCTCAACCTATGTTTGTGCTAATCGTTCTTCAACTCTTACATGTTCTTGCAAACGAGGCTTTAAAGGAAATCCCTATCTGTCTCATCCTGAACGATGTGCAGGTAAACTACTTCTCACCTCCGTCT ATATTGACGAATGCATAGAAAATTCCACACCGTGTTTGGATTTCTGGAATAGCTCTTCGAGGGACTGGAATAAGAATAACCATTCGAGCCTCCGCTGCGTAAATACTTTTGGGTCATACTATTGTGTAGAAGATGATCCAATCTTCAAGCCTTCTCCTCCTCCGACCAAAGCGATCACAATAG CTATTAGCACAAGCCTTGGGCTACTTTTTTTGCTAATTGGTGGATGGTGGTcctacaaagtaataaagaaaaggaagaacattAAACGTAAGGAGAAGTTCTTCAAACGAAATGGTGGCTTATTGTTACAACAACAGTTATCTTCAAGTGAAGCCAATGTTGAGAAAACTAAATTGTTTAATTCAAAGGATTTGGAAAAGGCCACTGACCATTTTAATGTGAATAGAATACTTGGACAAGGAGGACAAGGCACTGTTTACAAAGGAATGTTGGTAGATGGGAAAATCATTGCAGTAAAGAAGTCCAAGGTAATTGGTGAAGAAAAACAACTTGAAGAATTCATCAATGAGGTTTTCATTCTTTCACAAATTAATCATAGGCATGTGGTTAAACTACTTGGTTGTTGTTTGGAGACAGAAGTTCCTTTGCTAGTTTATGAATTCATTCCTAATGGAACTCTATCCCAATATCTTCATGTCCAAAATGAGGAGTTTCCGGCAACATGGGATATGCGTTTACGAATTGCCACAGAAGTCGCAGGAGCTCTTTTCTACTTACACTCAGCAGCTTCCTTGCCAATTTACCACCGAGACATTAAGACTACGAACATACTCTTAGATGATAAGTACAGAGCAAAAATAGCAGACTTTGGGACTTCAAGATCCATTGGTGTTGATCAAACTCACTTAACCACAGTAGTACAGGGCACTTTTGGATACTTAGACCCTGAGTATTTCCAGTCAAGTCAATTTACAGAAAAGagtgatgtttatagttttggtgTTGTTCTCGTTGAGCTTTTAACTGGAGAAAAAGCGATCTCTTCTGCAAGGATACCAGAAAGTAAAAGTTTAGCCACATATTTCATTCACTCAATGGAAGAGAACAATTTGTTTGACATTATCGATGCTCAAGTTATGAAGGattctaaaaaagaagagatcATAGCAGTTGCAAACCTTGCGAAGATGTGCTTAAACTTGAATGGGAAGAAAAGACCTACAATGAAAGAAGTTGCAATGCAATTGGAATCAGTTCAAACATTGCGGAAAGCTTCTAATGTTCAACAAAACCATGAAGAGGTTGAATGTGTTAGAAGTGAAATGTACGAGCAATGGGATGTCATTTCTATGTCAACAATGTCAGGTGCAGACAATAGTGTAGCCTCATCTTCAAACACTCGCCCATTGTTATCTTTTTAA